A region of Vibrio chagasii DNA encodes the following proteins:
- a CDS encoding SpoVR family protein, translated as MTAKSNVAEKDKAAPKNNDKMLPDGPDWTFNLLERYHVEIKRVAQHYRLDTYPNQIEVITSEQMMDAYSSIGMPINYNHWSFGKKFIQTEQNYKHGQMGLAYEIVINSDPCIAYLMEENTVTMQALVMAHACYGHNSFFKGNYLFQTWTDASSIIDYLLFAKKYINDCEEKYGVSEVEQLLDSCHALMNYGVDRYKRPEKISIAEETARQEEREAYLQSQVNELWRTVPQNRDKEEEQKVRFPSEPQENILYFIEKNAPLLEPWQRECVRIVRKVSQYFYPQKQTQVMNEGWATFWHYTILNHLYDEGLVSDKFILEFLHSHTSVVAQPAYNSPYFSGINPYALGFAMFRDIRRICEEPTDEDREWFPELAGSDWLEAVHFAMHNFKDESFISQYLSPKIIRDFKLFAVLDDDRKNTIEVSAIHDDPGYRLIREKLAAQYNLSNLEPNIQVFNVDVRGDRSMTLQYVPHDRIPLDKGYDEVMKHLYRLWGFDVILEEVKDTGHREILTTCPKRNDYGAKI; from the coding sequence ATGACAGCGAAATCAAACGTTGCAGAGAAAGACAAAGCTGCACCAAAAAACAACGACAAGATGCTGCCTGACGGTCCAGATTGGACGTTCAACCTCTTAGAGCGATACCACGTGGAAATTAAGCGTGTTGCGCAGCATTACAGACTAGACACTTACCCGAACCAAATCGAAGTGATCACTTCTGAACAGATGATGGATGCGTACTCGAGTATCGGTATGCCTATTAATTACAACCACTGGTCATTTGGTAAGAAGTTCATTCAAACAGAACAAAACTACAAGCATGGTCAAATGGGGCTCGCGTATGAAATCGTAATCAACTCGGACCCTTGTATCGCCTACCTAATGGAAGAGAATACCGTGACGATGCAAGCGCTGGTAATGGCACACGCTTGTTACGGCCATAACTCTTTCTTTAAGGGGAATTACCTGTTCCAAACATGGACAGATGCGAGTTCAATCATCGACTACTTGTTGTTTGCTAAGAAGTACATCAATGATTGTGAAGAGAAATACGGCGTTTCAGAAGTCGAACAACTGCTCGATTCTTGCCATGCTCTGATGAATTACGGTGTTGACAGATATAAGCGCCCAGAGAAGATCTCCATCGCAGAGGAAACCGCTCGCCAAGAAGAACGTGAGGCTTACCTGCAGTCTCAAGTCAACGAACTGTGGCGCACAGTGCCACAAAACCGCGACAAAGAGGAAGAGCAGAAAGTACGCTTCCCAAGCGAGCCACAAGAGAACATTCTTTACTTCATTGAGAAGAATGCGCCTTTACTGGAACCTTGGCAGCGTGAATGTGTACGTATTGTTCGTAAGGTCAGCCAATACTTCTACCCTCAGAAACAGACTCAGGTAATGAATGAGGGCTGGGCAACCTTCTGGCACTACACCATTCTTAACCATCTGTACGATGAAGGCTTAGTGAGCGATAAGTTCATCTTAGAGTTTCTACACAGCCACACTAGCGTAGTCGCGCAACCCGCCTACAACAGCCCGTATTTCAGTGGCATAAACCCATACGCGCTTGGCTTTGCGATGTTTAGAGACATCCGCCGTATCTGTGAAGAACCGACCGATGAAGACAGAGAGTGGTTCCCAGAACTGGCAGGGTCAGATTGGCTAGAAGCGGTGCACTTTGCGATGCACAACTTCAAAGATGAAAGCTTCATCAGCCAATATCTTTCTCCGAAAATCATTCGAGACTTTAAGCTGTTTGCTGTGCTCGATGATGACCGAAAAAATACCATTGAAGTGAGTGCAATTCATGATGACCCAGGCTACCGCCTGATCCGTGAAAAGCTCGCCGCACAATATAACCTCAGCAACCTTGAACCTAACATTCAGGTATTCAATGTAGATGTCCGAGGCGATCGTTCAATGACACTCCAATATGTCCCTCATGACCGCATCCCTCTTGATAAAGGTTACGACGAAGTGATGAAGCACTTATATCGCTTATGGGGCTTCGATGTGATTTTAGAAGAGGTCAAAGACACAGGTCATAGAGAGATTCTGACTACTTGCCCGAAACGTAATGATTACGGAGCAAAAATCTAA
- a CDS encoding YeaH/YhbH family protein: MAQFIDRRLNGKNKSAVNRQRFLRRHKEQIKESVADAVNRRSITNTETGEDVTIPHKDIKEPSFHQGQGGVRERVHPGNDQFITGDKIERPKGGGQGGGSGQGDASPDGEGQDEFTFQISKDEYLDILFEDLALPNLEKNQVNKITEWKTHRSGYQSAGIPSNIAIVRSLQQSLARRTAMTAGRKRDLKTLMDQLDQVQMTEPAQPFEEARIKEEIAELRKKIDSVPFIDTFDLRYKNYEKRPIPSSQAVMFCLMDVSGSMDQATKDIAKRFYVLLYLFLNRTYENVDVVFIRHHTQAKEVDEHEFFYSQETGGTIVSSALKLMKEIVADRYPANEWNIYAAQASDGDNWADDSPRCKELLVNTLLPTCQYYSYIEITRRSHQTLWHEYEKLEASFDNFAMKNIKTVDDIFPVFRELFQKETA, encoded by the coding sequence ATGGCACAATTTATCGATCGGAGGCTCAATGGCAAGAATAAGAGTGCTGTAAACAGACAGCGCTTCTTACGACGCCATAAAGAGCAAATCAAAGAATCTGTGGCCGATGCAGTCAACCGACGCTCTATCACCAACACTGAAACTGGTGAGGACGTCACTATTCCTCATAAAGACATCAAAGAACCAAGCTTTCACCAAGGCCAAGGTGGCGTAAGAGAACGTGTGCACCCTGGTAATGATCAATTCATCACTGGCGACAAGATTGAGCGCCCGAAAGGTGGTGGTCAAGGTGGTGGCTCAGGCCAAGGAGATGCTAGTCCTGATGGCGAAGGGCAAGATGAGTTTACTTTCCAAATATCAAAAGACGAATACCTTGATATTCTGTTCGAAGACCTCGCTCTGCCTAACCTAGAAAAAAATCAGGTCAACAAGATCACTGAATGGAAAACCCACCGCTCTGGTTACCAAAGCGCAGGTATTCCATCCAACATCGCGATTGTTCGCTCACTGCAACAGTCACTTGCTCGTCGAACCGCAATGACAGCAGGTCGAAAGCGCGATTTAAAAACGCTAATGGACCAGCTCGATCAAGTTCAAATGACCGAGCCCGCTCAACCGTTTGAAGAAGCTCGAATCAAGGAAGAGATTGCCGAGCTACGTAAAAAAATCGATAGCGTGCCGTTCATCGATACCTTCGATTTACGTTACAAAAACTACGAGAAACGCCCTATTCCATCAAGCCAAGCGGTGATGTTCTGCTTGATGGATGTGTCTGGTTCAATGGACCAAGCCACTAAAGACATCGCAAAACGTTTCTATGTGCTGCTGTATCTATTCCTTAATCGCACCTACGAAAATGTCGATGTGGTGTTTATTCGTCACCATACTCAAGCCAAAGAAGTCGACGAGCATGAGTTTTTCTACTCGCAAGAGACCGGTGGCACCATTGTATCGAGCGCCTTGAAGCTGATGAAAGAAATTGTTGCTGACCGTTATCCGGCTAATGAGTGGAACATCTATGCAGCGCAAGCTTCTGATGGTGATAACTGGGCAGATGACTCACCACGCTGTAAAGAATTACTGGTCAATACGCTTCTGCCGACTTGCCAATACTACTCGTACATCGAAATCACGCGTCGCTCACACCAAACACTCTGGCATGAGTATGAGAAGTTAGAAGCAAGCTTCGACAACTTCGCCATGAAAAACATCAAAACAGTGGATGATATCTTCCCTGTGTTTAGAGAACTGTTCCAGAAAGAGACAGCGTAA